The Streptomyces sp. CC0208 genome window below encodes:
- a CDS encoding cytochrome P450, whose amino-acid sequence MTETEPVAFPQDRTCPYHPPTGYDPLRADRPLSRITLFDGRPAWLVTGHGIARALLADLRLSTDRTRDGFPAPTARFAAVRNRRAALLGVDDPEHRVQRRMMVPSFTLRRAAELRPRIQEIVDERIDAMIAQGPPAELVSAFALPVPSTVICALLGVPYTDHDFFEGQSRRLLRGPTADDVMDARDQLEEYFDELIDRKQKLPGPGDGVLDELVHRQLRDGEVNREELIALAIILLVAGHETTANMISLGTFTLLQHPDRLAELRTDPALIPNAVEELMRMLSIADGLLRMALEDIEVAGTTIRAGEGVVFSTSVVNRDEDVYTDPDTLDWHRPARHHIAFGFGIHQCLGQNLARAELEIALHTLFDRLPTLRLAAPAEEIPFKPGDTIQGMLELPVTW is encoded by the coding sequence ATGACGGAAACGGAACCCGTCGCCTTCCCCCAGGACCGGACCTGCCCCTACCACCCGCCTACCGGCTACGACCCCCTGCGCGCCGACCGCCCGCTGTCCAGGATCACCCTCTTCGACGGGCGTCCGGCCTGGCTGGTCACCGGACACGGCATCGCTCGCGCCCTGCTCGCGGACCTCCGGCTGTCCACCGACCGCACCCGTGACGGCTTTCCCGCGCCCACGGCACGCTTTGCGGCGGTCAGGAACCGGAGGGCCGCCCTGCTCGGCGTCGACGACCCCGAACACCGCGTCCAGCGGCGCATGATGGTGCCCAGTTTCACGCTCCGCCGGGCCGCCGAACTGCGCCCCCGCATCCAGGAGATCGTCGACGAACGCATCGACGCGATGATCGCCCAGGGGCCGCCCGCCGAGCTGGTGAGCGCCTTCGCGCTGCCCGTCCCCTCGACCGTGATCTGCGCCCTGCTCGGCGTCCCCTACACCGACCACGACTTCTTCGAAGGACAGTCCCGGCGCCTGCTGCGCGGTCCCACGGCCGACGACGTCATGGACGCCCGAGACCAACTCGAGGAGTACTTCGACGAGTTGATCGACCGGAAACAGAAACTGCCGGGGCCCGGCGACGGCGTGCTCGACGAACTCGTCCACCGGCAGCTGCGGGACGGCGAGGTGAACCGCGAGGAGCTGATCGCCCTGGCGATCATCCTGCTGGTCGCCGGCCACGAGACGACCGCCAACATGATCTCGCTCGGCACCTTCACCCTCCTGCAGCACCCCGACCGGCTGGCCGAGTTGCGCACCGACCCCGCGCTGATCCCGAACGCGGTCGAGGAGCTCATGCGGATGCTGTCGATCGCCGACGGACTGCTGCGGATGGCCCTGGAGGACATCGAGGTGGCCGGCACGACGATCCGCGCGGGCGAGGGAGTCGTCTTCTCGACCTCGGTCGTCAACCGGGACGAGGACGTCTACACCGACCCCGACACCCTCGACTGGCACCGGCCCGCCCGCCACCACATCGCGTTCGGCTTCGGCATCCACCAGTGCCTCGGCCAGAACCTCGCCCGCGCCGAACTGGAGATCGCCCTGCACACCCTCTTCGACCGGTTGCCCACCCTGCGCCTGGCCGCCCCCGCCGAGGAGATCCCCTTCAAACCCGGCGACACGATCCAGGGGATGCTGGAACTCCCCGTGACCTGGTAA
- a CDS encoding nitroreductase family deazaflavin-dependent oxidoreductase, with the protein MPLEGEYEPSPTQWVREQVELYESSGGTKGNTLMDTGMPVIVLTTRGAKSGSIRKTPLMRVEHDGRYAVVASLGGAPKHPVWYHNVKADPHVELQDGPVKRDFVAREITGAEKDEWWERAVAAYPPYADYQKKTDRVIPVFVLEPVDGD; encoded by the coding sequence ATGCCTCTTGAGGGCGAGTACGAGCCCAGCCCGACCCAGTGGGTGCGTGAGCAGGTGGAGTTGTACGAGAGCTCCGGCGGCACCAAGGGGAACACGCTCATGGACACGGGGATGCCGGTCATCGTGCTGACGACCCGCGGCGCGAAGAGCGGCAGCATCCGCAAGACGCCGTTGATGCGGGTCGAGCACGACGGGCGGTACGCGGTGGTCGCCTCGCTGGGCGGCGCCCCCAAGCACCCGGTCTGGTACCACAACGTCAAGGCCGACCCGCATGTCGAGCTCCAGGACGGCCCGGTCAAGCGGGACTTCGTCGCCCGCGAGATCACCGGCGCCGAGAAGGACGAGTGGTGGGAGCGTGCCGTCGCGGCCTACCCGCCGTACGCCGACTACCAGAAGAAGACCGACCGGGTGATACCGGTCTTCGTTCTGGAGCCCGTCGACGGGGACTGA
- a CDS encoding VOC family protein, producing MALVKAGVVVLDCAEPEKLAVFYKELLAAEETDATANRVEIRGADGFRLAFRRDVNATPPSWPRPENSLQAHIDFVVEDLDAVERKVVELGGRPLDTKDVAGPFEERGYADPAGHSFTVRTVTPTAPKQG from the coding sequence ATGGCACTGGTGAAAGCGGGGGTCGTCGTGCTCGATTGTGCCGAGCCCGAGAAGCTCGCCGTGTTCTACAAGGAGCTGCTGGCGGCCGAGGAGACCGACGCGACCGCGAACCGCGTGGAGATCAGGGGAGCGGACGGCTTCCGGCTGGCGTTCCGCCGCGATGTGAACGCCACACCGCCGAGCTGGCCCCGCCCGGAGAACTCCCTCCAGGCCCACATCGACTTCGTGGTGGAGGACCTGGACGCGGTCGAACGCAAGGTGGTGGAGCTCGGCGGGCGCCCGCTGGACACGAAGGACGTGGCGGGGCCGTTCGAGGAACGGGGGTACGCCGACCCCGCCGGACACTCCTTCACCGTGCGCACGGTCACCCCGACCGCGCCCAAGCAGGGCTGA
- a CDS encoding pyridoxamine 5'-phosphate oxidase family protein yields the protein MAEQPPRPAKQRKQDTLHRLEHDQDVWVATAPDDGSGVPYLVPLSFLWDGSALLLATPATSPTGRNLKSTGRVRLGLGPTRDVVMIDGIVDTVTQAELTVEEGDRFAERTGFDPRQLTTPYLYFRVRPRRVQAWREENELTGRELMRDGQWRVAD from the coding sequence ATGGCCGAGCAGCCGCCACGCCCCGCGAAGCAGCGCAAGCAGGACACCCTGCACCGACTGGAGCACGACCAGGACGTCTGGGTCGCCACCGCCCCGGACGACGGCTCGGGGGTGCCGTATCTCGTCCCGCTCTCGTTCCTCTGGGACGGCTCCGCCCTCCTCCTCGCCACCCCGGCCACCAGCCCCACGGGCCGGAACCTGAAGTCGACCGGCAGAGTACGGCTCGGCCTCGGGCCCACCCGGGACGTCGTGATGATCGACGGGATCGTCGACACCGTCACCCAGGCGGAACTGACAGTGGAGGAGGGGGACCGGTTCGCCGAGCGGACCGGCTTCGACCCCCGACAGCTCACCACGCCCTACCTGTACTTCCGCGTCCGCCCGCGGCGGGTGCAGGCCTGGCGCGAGGAGAACGAGCTCACCGGGCGTGAGCTGATGCGGGACGGACAGTGGCGGGTCGCCGACTGA
- a CDS encoding DUF4235 domain-containing protein, which yields MAKKKKLPLAYKPLGFVLGWTSGTLAGLAFQKTWKAIRHEDNAPDALDRDRGWGEILLAAAVQGAIFAVVRSAVDRAGATAIERSTGVWPADDKGGRD from the coding sequence GTGGCAAAGAAGAAGAAGCTGCCCCTCGCCTACAAGCCCCTCGGCTTCGTACTGGGCTGGACGAGCGGAACGCTGGCGGGACTGGCCTTCCAGAAGACCTGGAAGGCCATCCGGCACGAGGACAACGCCCCCGACGCCCTGGACCGTGACCGCGGCTGGGGAGAGATCCTGCTGGCTGCGGCGGTCCAGGGCGCCATCTTCGCCGTGGTGCGCAGCGCGGTGGACCGAGCGGGCGCCACAGCCATCGAACGCTCCACCGGAGTCTGGCCGGCCGACGACAAGGGCGGCCGCGACTGA
- a CDS encoding glutathione S-transferase C-terminal domain-containing protein: protein MGSADDGNSALGHKAFKRSKSHFADRVTVDGRDGWPVEPGRYRLVVSRACPWASRAVISRRLLGLEDALSMAIADPIQDDRSWRFTLDPDGRDPVLGIRYLSEAYDRRESDYPGGVSVPALVDVPSGKLVTNDYQQLTLDLATEWTALHREGAPDLYPRALRDEIDSVMADIYEDVNNGVYRAGFASGQEAYEEACAGVFRRLELLTPRLARQRYLVGDTITEADIRLFTTLVRFDAVYHGHFKCNRWKLTENEVLWAYARDLYQTPGFGDTVDFDHIKRHYYQVHTGINPTGIVPLGPDLAGWLTPHHREELGGRPFGDGTAPGPVPTAEAVPAHHRPTTEQGD from the coding sequence ATGGGCAGCGCCGACGACGGCAACAGCGCGCTCGGCCACAAGGCCTTCAAACGGTCCAAGAGCCATTTCGCGGACCGGGTCACCGTCGACGGCCGGGACGGCTGGCCGGTGGAGCCCGGCCGCTACCGCCTGGTGGTCAGCCGCGCGTGCCCCTGGGCGAGCCGGGCCGTGATCTCGCGGCGGCTGCTCGGGCTGGAGGACGCGCTCTCGATGGCGATCGCCGACCCGATCCAGGACGACCGCAGCTGGCGTTTCACCCTGGACCCGGACGGCCGCGACCCGGTGCTCGGCATCCGCTACCTCAGCGAGGCCTACGACAGGCGGGAGAGCGACTATCCCGGCGGGGTGAGCGTGCCCGCCCTCGTGGACGTTCCCAGCGGGAAGCTCGTCACCAACGACTACCAGCAGCTCACCCTGGATCTGGCCACCGAGTGGACGGCCCTGCACCGGGAGGGGGCGCCCGACCTGTATCCCCGGGCACTGCGCGACGAGATCGACTCGGTGATGGCGGACATCTACGAGGACGTCAACAACGGTGTGTACCGGGCGGGTTTCGCCTCCGGCCAGGAGGCGTACGAGGAGGCGTGCGCGGGCGTGTTCCGTCGGCTCGAGCTGCTGACACCACGGCTGGCACGGCAGCGGTATCTCGTCGGGGACACCATCACCGAGGCGGACATCCGCCTGTTCACCACATTGGTGCGTTTCGACGCCGTCTACCACGGTCACTTCAAGTGCAACCGCTGGAAGCTGACGGAGAACGAGGTGTTGTGGGCGTACGCGCGCGATCTCTACCAGACACCGGGCTTCGGTGACACCGTCGACTTCGACCACATCAAGCGGCACTACTACCAGGTGCACACCGGTATCAACCCGACCGGCATCGTGCCCCTCGGGCCGGACCTGGCGGGCTGGCTGACGCCGCATCACCGTGAGGAGCTCGGCGGCCGTCCGTTCGGCGACGGAACCGCGCCGGGCCCGGTGCCGACGGCCGAGGCGGTCCCGGCGCACCACCGACCCACCACTGAGCAAGGAGACTGA
- a CDS encoding cation diffusion facilitator family transporter produces the protein MSGTSTKNSADRKTRVTVLVALAANLVIAVAKAVGGLLAGSPALLSEAAHSVADSLNEVFLLAALRRSRRPADRRHPFGYGKERFFWSLIAAVGIFVMGGCFSFFQGVEALRNGAEETLSGYVAGLIVLGVAFLAEGVSLLRALHQVHKQGGTAQGMRDPALRTVVAEDGTAVLGVTLAMIGMALHMVTGQVVWEASASMAIGALLVYVAYRLGREAKGQLIGEAADPESSAKIRAVLDAQPEIDSVEALFTMKMGLDSVLVAARVDLVPGLDSERVEEVAVRIKRSVSRTVAEADQIFLDVTDRPAEEARESPAATGERGGA, from the coding sequence GTGAGCGGGACATCGACGAAAAACTCAGCGGACCGGAAAACACGCGTCACCGTACTGGTGGCCCTCGCTGCGAACCTGGTGATCGCGGTCGCCAAGGCGGTGGGCGGCCTCCTGGCGGGCTCGCCCGCGCTGCTGTCGGAGGCGGCGCACTCCGTAGCGGACAGCCTCAACGAGGTCTTCCTGCTGGCCGCGCTGCGCCGCAGCCGCCGACCCGCCGACCGGCGCCATCCCTTCGGCTACGGCAAGGAGCGGTTCTTCTGGTCGCTGATCGCGGCCGTCGGGATCTTCGTCATGGGCGGCTGCTTCTCCTTCTTCCAGGGGGTCGAGGCACTCCGCAACGGCGCCGAGGAGACGCTCAGCGGCTATGTGGCCGGCCTGATCGTGCTGGGCGTGGCCTTCCTCGCCGAGGGGGTCTCGCTGCTGCGGGCGCTGCACCAGGTGCACAAGCAGGGCGGGACCGCCCAGGGCATGCGCGACCCGGCCCTGCGTACGGTCGTCGCCGAGGACGGCACGGCGGTGCTCGGTGTGACCCTGGCCATGATCGGCATGGCGCTGCACATGGTCACCGGGCAGGTCGTGTGGGAGGCGTCCGCCTCGATGGCCATCGGCGCGCTGCTCGTCTACGTGGCCTACCGGCTGGGCCGCGAGGCCAAGGGACAGCTCATCGGCGAGGCCGCCGACCCGGAGTCCAGTGCCAAGATCCGGGCAGTGCTGGACGCGCAGCCCGAGATCGACAGTGTGGAGGCGCTGTTCACCATGAAGATGGGGCTGGACTCGGTCCTGGTGGCCGCCCGGGTCGACCTGGTGCCGGGTCTGGACAGCGAGCGGGTCGAGGAGGTCGCCGTACGTATCAAGCGGTCCGTCTCCCGGACCGTGGCCGAGGCGGACCAGATCTTCCTCGACGTGACCGACCGGCCGGCCGAGGAGGCACGAGAAAGCCCCGCCGCGACGGGGGAACGCGGCGGGGCCTGA